In Numenius arquata chromosome 3, bNumArq3.hap1.1, whole genome shotgun sequence, one genomic interval encodes:
- the TP53INP1 gene encoding tumor protein p53-inducible nuclear protein 1: MFQRLNNMLMGEINSLSSQEPEFSEKEDDEWILVDFIDTCTNCSVEEADITEASAADGSPVFSCLPSPLEHLPEASESCFIQFESCPMEESWFITPPPCFTAGGLTTIKVETSPMENLLIEHPSMSVYAVHNTCHSLNESGCGDEEFHSPGSPRAKKSCLRHTGTTGGPK; encoded by the exons ATGTTCCAGAGGTTAAATAACATGCTCATGGGAGAGATTAATAGCTTGTCCAGCCAAGAGCCAGAGTTCAGTGAGAAAGAAGATGACGAGTGGATTCTCGTTGACTTTATAG ACACTTGCACTAATTGCTCCGTGGAGGAAGCGGACATCACTGAAGCATCGGCTGCGGATGGCTCGCCCGTCTTCTCCTGTTTACCGTCTCCCTTGGAACACTTGCCGGAGGCCAGCGAGTCCTGCTTCATCCAGTTCGAGTCGTGCCCCATGGAGGAGAGCTGGTTTATTACCCCTCCCCCATGTTTTACTGCAGGTGGATTAACCACTATCAAAGTGGAAACCAGCCCGATGGAGAACCTCCTCATAGAGCATCCCAGCATGTCTGTGTATGCTGTCCACAATACCTGCCACAGCCTTAACGAGTCTGGATGTGGGGACGAGGAGTTTCATAGCCCGGGTAGTCCCAG GGCCAAGAAAAGCTGCTTAAGGCACACTGGCACA ACTGGAGGCCCGAAATGA